Part of the Acidobacteriota bacterium genome, CATGTGCGCGCGCCAAGGTGTAGGCGGCCAGACAGGAGTTGTTGTCGACGGTTGTTCCGAGCAGGATCCGTCGCAGCTCCGGCATGACTTCAGCGCCGTTGCCGAGTTCGGTTTCGGCCGCGCCCCAACCGCACAGCGCCTCATCGGCCAGGTCGGCTTCACCCGCTGCCGTGGCGGCTTGCGCAGCCTGTCGATAGACAACGGCGGCTTCCCGGTACGAGCCCTTCGCAACTAGTTCCCGCCCACGGTCCCGGAGCGTCTCGAAGTCTTCGGTCACCTCGACCGCGCACGGCTCCACACCGGGCGCGGGAACGCCCTCGGGGATGTACGTCGCCTCAGGCGACGACTGGAAGGGAACAACCGTCGCAGTCATTAGGACGTCGAGTCTACACGAAGGAGACGGGGAATGGAGGGGTCCTAAACGTCGAGGCCGACCTGGCGCATCAGGTCCAACGCGTTGCTGCGAGTGACGGTGCCCTCGCGCAGGCGGTAGTCGAACAGGATCTTCCCATCCACCAGGTCGTCTCTGAAGTGGACGTTGCGCAGTGACGGCCCGGGCGAGTCGTCGGCGATCCGCGCCAGGGCGAGATCGTGGGTGGTCACGAGTCCGACCGCGCCGCGATCAACCAGGCTGCGGACCAGGGCCTCGGCGCCGACTCTCCGGTCGTGGGAGTTCGTGCCGTGGAGAATCTCGTCGAGCAGGAACAGCACCGGCGTCTCCTGTTCGGTGAGGTCGAGAACCGACTTGAGCTTCCTGATCTCGGCGTAGAACCTGGAGTGGCCTTCGGCGAGTGAGTCCCTTAGTTGGATGGACGATCCGATGGCCAGCGGTGAGAGGACCAGCGAGCTCGCGCGCACCGGTGCACCGGCAAGCGCCAGGACGACGTTCGTCCCGACCGTCCTGAGAAGCGTGCTCTTGCCGGACATGTTCGAGCCGCTGACGATCAGGCACTGGGCTGGCGACCCCGGTTTCCTGGAGCAGGCTTCCAGTACGACATCGTTCGCCACACAGTCCTTCGGAGGCAGCAGGGGATGCCCGAGTTGTCGAGCGGCTAGCAGCGGGCGCCGCTTCCCGGCCGGCTCGACCAGCGTGGGGAAGATGTGGTTCGGGTGCTCGAACGCATGGGAGGCGAGGCTGGCCAGGGCCTCGACGCTGGAGAGCACGTCGAGCCAGACGGCCACGCGGTGCCCGTGGCGTCGGCGCCAGGCGTCGATGGCGTAGGCGAGTTGGGGCGTCCACAGCAGCAGCAGGCCGAAGGGCACGAACAGGGCGTTCCGCATGGAGTCGAGCAGATCCACGAGACGGCGTAGCCGTGTGGCGTTCCGGGAGGCGGTGTTTCCATCGCCACCCCGCAACCGCTCCTGCAGTTCGACCATGAGGTCGCTTTCGAACGGCTCGCGCTCGATGACCTCCAGCAGGGCCGCAACCAGATTGAGGTCACGGCTCGCTCGCGTCACGCCACCTGTGGCAGCCGCGATAGCACGACGCTTTGCGATCATCCAGAGGACTTCCAGCACCGCCACGGCCAGAAACGGCGACGGCCCCCAGCTCCAGATCATCCAGCCGGTTGCGGTGAGAAGGTTGGCGGCGGCCGCTGCCGTCAGCAGGACGCGCATCAGGAACTCGCGCCCGCCGGCGCCGGGCAGGGCAGGCCTCCCCTCCCCCGCCGCCCAGGTTCGCAGGGCCCCTGGATCGATGTTGGTGCGCGCGAGCCGCCCATGTACTGCCAGACGCTCGCGGAAGTCGAGTCGAGGCGCCAGTTCGCGCACAGCCTCCTGCCGCTTGCGTACAGCGTCGGGTCGCGCGGGCTCCAGCAGCCAGGACGCGAGGAGTTCGTCACCGCCTCGGGTGCGGGCGCGGCTCAACATCTGGAACAGCGAGTCGGGACCGAACAGGTCGAGGTCCGCGGCGTACACGTGCTCGGCGTGTTCGTCGGCAAAGCGCGAGCCGGGCCGTCCGCCGGCCCGCCAGTCGCCGTCGAGCCGGTTGAGAATCTGATGGTAGAAGGCTTGCGCACGCTTCAGCCGTTCGGCCCGTCTCAGAACCCGCTCGTGAAGGACGACGAGAACCAGAAAGAGCAGCGCCGGGACCGCCGCCCAGATCAGGGGGAAGAGCCTTGCCTGGACCGACAGCCAGACCAGCACGGCTGCCGCAAGCACGGTGGCCAGCCGCGACCACGAAACGGCCTTCTCGAACCGCCTCGTTCGCCGCAATAGGGCGCCGCGCCGCTCGGCTCGGCGTTCGCAAGTCGGGCGCGGGTTGTCCACGACCCTGCTGGTCAGGTCAGTGCCGGATAGACGATCGACTTGAGCTGGCCGCGGAAGTTGAACGTGCCCGACATCCAGAACTGGACCATGAAGATGACGATCAGGTCCTCCCTCGGGTCGATCCAGAAGGCGGTGCTCGCGGCGCCGCCCCAGCCGTACTCACCGACCGAGCCGATCGCCTGAGCGACCGCCAGATCCAGGGTGACCGAGACGCCGAGACCGAAGCCCATCCCCTCGTAAGTCGTCTCGCTGAAGGTGCCGACCGCCAGGTCGGTCAGATCGCTGCCGCTCGGCAGGTGGTTCATCGTCATGAGTTCCACCGTCTTGCGGCCGAGGATGCGCGTGTTCTCCAGCGTGCCGCCGCCCAGCATCATCTGGCAGAAGCGGTAGTAGTCGTGCATCGTCGACACGAGTCCGCCGCCACCCGAGAAGAAGCTGACCTCGCTTGTGTAGTGGCTGGTCAGGGGATCGTCGAACAGGACCAGCTTCTTGTTCCGGTCCCGCCGGTAGTTCGCGGCGAAGCGGTCGACCTTGTCCGCGGGCACCGTGAAGCCGGTGTCGACCATGCCCAGGGGCCCGGTGATGTGCTCCTGCAGGTACTCGTCGAACGGCTGGCCGGAGAAGACCTCGACAAGGTAGGCGAGCACATCGGTGGCGACCGAGTAGTTCCAGGCGTCGCCGGGCGAGAACTCGAGCGGCAATTCCGCGAGTTGCTCGATCATCTGCCGCAGGCTGCCGCCGATCGGCGGGCCGCCGACGCCGAGCTTGCGGTACGCGGCATCGACGTTCGTGCGCTCCATGAAGCCGTAGGTCAGCCCCGACTGGTGCGTGAACAGGTCGCGGATCGTCATCGGGCGATCGACCGGTCGGGTGAGGAAGTTCGGGTGGTTCCCGCTCTCGAAGACTCTGAGATCCCGCCACTCGGGGATGAACTTCTGGACCGGGTCGTCTAGCTGGAAGTGGCCCTGTTCGTAGAGCTGCAGCAGGGCGACCGAGGTGATCGGCTTGGTCATCGAGTAGATGCGGAAGATCGTGTCGGTCCGCATGGCGCGGCCGCGCTCGCGGTCCATCAGACCCTGCGCCGAGAGGTAGGCCGGCTTGCCGCCCCGGGCGACCAGGGTGAGGCAGCCCGCAATCTTCTCCGGCTCCAGATAGCGGCGCCGCAGATGATCGTCGATACGCGCCAACTGCGCGGCGTTCAGGCCAACCTCCTCGGGGCGCGCGAGGTCGAGTTCGGGGGGTGCTGAAACCAGGACGGGTCGGGCCGGCATGGAGGATCCTTTGATTGGCTGGTCGGTCGACTGCTTACGGCGCGGCGATCTTTGCAGATGGCGGAACGGGCGTGGCGCATACAATCGCGCAGCCGTGGCCCAAGCCCAAGCCCAGGAGCCGTTGGCCTCGACCTGCCTCGAGGTCAACGGTGTCACGCTCTCGTTCGGCGGCGTACACGCCCTGGACGATGTCGCCCTGGACGTGCGCCACGGCGAGGTGTTCGCGATCATCGGGCCGAACGGCGCGGGAAAGACGTCCCTCCTCAACTCGATCAGCGGTCTCTACCGGCCGCAACAGGGCTCGATTACCTACACGCCAACGCCGGAAGCGGCGCCGGTCTCGCTCGTCGGCCGCGCGCCCCACAAGGTGGCCCAGGTCGGCATCGCCCGATCGTTCCAGAACATCGAGCTCTTCCGCGGCATGACGGTGCTCGAGAATCTGATGCTGGGGCGGCACATCCACATGCGCGGCAACGTCCTCAGTTGTGGCGTCTACTGGGGTCCACAGCGCCGCGAGGAGATCCGGCATCGGGCCGCGGTGGAGGACGTGATCGACTTCCTCGAGATCGAGAACCTGCGCCACCAGGCGGTCGGCACCCTCGCCTACGGTCTGCAGAAACGGGTGGAGCTCGCCCGCGCGCTGGCGCTCGATCCCAAGCTTCTTCTGCTCGACGAACCCATGGCGGGGATGA contains:
- a CDS encoding DNA mismatch repair protein MutS, translating into MRRTRRFEKAVSWSRLATVLAAAVLVWLSVQARLFPLIWAAVPALLFLVLVVLHERVLRRAERLKRAQAFYHQILNRLDGDWRAGGRPGSRFADEHAEHVYAADLDLFGPDSLFQMLSRARTRGGDELLASWLLEPARPDAVRKRQEAVRELAPRLDFRERLAVHGRLARTNIDPGALRTWAAGEGRPALPGAGGREFLMRVLLTAAAAANLLTATGWMIWSWGPSPFLAVAVLEVLWMIAKRRAIAAATGGVTRASRDLNLVAALLEVIEREPFESDLMVELQERLRGGDGNTASRNATRLRRLVDLLDSMRNALFVPFGLLLLWTPQLAYAIDAWRRRHGHRVAVWLDVLSSVEALASLASHAFEHPNHIFPTLVEPAGKRRPLLAARQLGHPLLPPKDCVANDVVLEACSRKPGSPAQCLIVSGSNMSGKSTLLRTVGTNVVLALAGAPVRASSLVLSPLAIGSSIQLRDSLAEGHSRFYAEIRKLKSVLDLTEQETPVLFLLDEILHGTNSHDRRVGAEALVRSLVDRGAVGLVTTHDLALARIADDSPGPSLRNVHFRDDLVDGKILFDYRLREGTVTRSNALDLMRQVGLDV
- a CDS encoding serine hydrolase, producing the protein MPARPVLVSAPPELDLARPEEVGLNAAQLARIDDHLRRRYLEPEKIAGCLTLVARGGKPAYLSAQGLMDRERGRAMRTDTIFRIYSMTKPITSVALLQLYEQGHFQLDDPVQKFIPEWRDLRVFESGNHPNFLTRPVDRPMTIRDLFTHQSGLTYGFMERTNVDAAYRKLGVGGPPIGGSLRQMIEQLAELPLEFSPGDAWNYSVATDVLAYLVEVFSGQPFDEYLQEHITGPLGMVDTGFTVPADKVDRFAANYRRDRNKKLVLFDDPLTSHYTSEVSFFSGGGGLVSTMHDYYRFCQMMLGGGTLENTRILGRKTVELMTMNHLPSGSDLTDLAVGTFSETTYEGMGFGLGVSVTLDLAVAQAIGSVGEYGWGGAASTAFWIDPREDLIVIFMVQFWMSGTFNFRGQLKSIVYPALT
- a CDS encoding ABC transporter ATP-binding protein; this translates as MAQAQAQEPLASTCLEVNGVTLSFGGVHALDDVALDVRHGEVFAIIGPNGAGKTSLLNSISGLYRPQQGSITYTPTPEAAPVSLVGRAPHKVAQVGIARSFQNIELFRGMTVLENLMLGRHIHMRGNVLSCGVYWGPQRREEIRHRAAVEDVIDFLEIENLRHQAVGTLAYGLQKRVELARALALDPKLLLLDEPMAGMNVEEKEDMARFVLDVNEEWGVTTVLIEHDMGVVMDLSDRVAVLDFGRSIACGTPDEVRADPAVIHAYLGDAE